Proteins encoded together in one Onychomys torridus chromosome 1, mOncTor1.1, whole genome shotgun sequence window:
- the Htr7 gene encoding 5-hydroxytryptamine receptor 7 isoform X3 — protein sequence MAKMILSVWLLSASITLPPLFGWAQNVNDDKVCLISQDFGYTIYSTAVAFYIPMSVMLFMYYQIYKAARKSAAKHKFPGFPRVQPESVISLNGVVKLQKEVEECANLSRLLKHERKNISIFKREQKAATTLGIIVGAFTVCWLPFFLLSTARPFICGTACSCIPLWVERTCLWLGYANSLINPFIYAFFNRDLRTTYRSLLQCQYRNINRKLSAAGMHEALKLAERPEKAEFVLQNSDHCRKKVHDT from the coding sequence ATGGCCAAAATGATCCTGTCGGTctggcttctctctgcctccatcacCTTACCTCCGCTCTTCGGATGGGCTCAGAATGTGAACGATGACAAAGTGTGCTTGATCAGCCAGGATTTTGGCTACACGATCTACTCCACTGCCGTGGCATTTTATATACCCATGTCGGTCATGCTGTTCATGTACTATCAGATTTACAAGGCCGCCAGGAAGAGTGCGGCCAAACACAAGTTCCCAGGCTTCCCACGTGTGCAGCCGGAGAGTGTCATCTCCCTGAATGGTGTGGTGAAGCTCCAGAAGGAGGTGGAAGAGTGTGCAAACCTTTCGAGACTGCTCAAACATGAAAGGAAAAACATCTCCATCTTtaagagggaacagaaagcagCCACCACCTTGGGGATCATCGTGGGAGCTTTCACAGTGTGCTGGCTGCCGTTTTTCCTCTTGTCCACAGCAAGGCCCTTTATCTGTGGCACCGCCTGCAGCTGCATTCCGCTATGGGTGGAGAGGACATGTCTGTGGCTGGGCTATGCAAACTCTCTCATTAACCCTTTTATATATGCCTTCTTCAACCGGGACCTGAGGACCACCTACCGGAGCCTACTCCAGTGCCAATACCGGAATATCAATCGGAAGCTCTCTGCGGCAGGCATGCACGAGGCCCTGAAACTTGCTGAGAGGCCGGAGAAAGCCGAGTTTGTGCT